The Syntrophus gentianae genome contains the following window.
CGCCCCTGAACAAGATCTTGAGATTGGTTCCCAACTCGTTTTGCAGACCGGATACCCAGCGCTGAAAAGGAGCGTGGTCCTTGTGAGCTTCGAACGCCTGGGTGTCACGGTATGCCTCGTAAACATACAGGGCATTTTCGTCCTTTGGATCCCGGTAAAACTCAAACCTCAGGGTCCCTGGCTCTTGATCTCTGCATACTTCCCCGTCCCATTTCATAAAATCAACAAGTTCCTGATACTTTCCCGGTTTTGCTTCAATTCTGAAGAGAATGCCAAACATAATTGCTCCTTAATGTTATGAAATTTCATGTCCCTTTTATACCACGAGAAGTTCTTTCTTCTTCATCAGCTTCCAGAAAAAATTTTCTGTGAGAGGCTGGGAGGAAATGAACCAGGAGCTCTTGTCAGAGGCTTTGAAGAGGGAATAGTACTCCGGTTCCTTGGTATAATCGCGATAGGCGAAGAGCTTTCGTCCGTCGCTG
Protein-coding sequences here:
- a CDS encoding putative quinol monooxygenase, which encodes MFGILFRIEAKPGKYQELVDFMKWDGEVCRDQEPGTLRFEFYRDPKDENALYVYEAYRDTQAFEAHKDHAPFQRWVSGLQNELGTNLKILFRGEAAWSPED